A part of Deltaproteobacteria bacterium genomic DNA contains:
- a CDS encoding MaoC family dehydratase: protein MTLSTRHRFTRDDNLYEDFTVGDTIVHPRGRTISDEHMMWTNFVLNTAQLHFNQKMCDDQPQVTFDGRRVVYGGIVFAFVAGLASEETEENALAHLSYDEGRHLTPVFSGDTLFAESTVLSKSDDDPRLSSMGKPGQAGVVKFLLRGKNQKGEVVLEITRELAILKKEFRP, encoded by the coding sequence ATGACCTTGAGCACGCGCCATCGCTTCACCCGCGACGACAACCTGTACGAGGATTTCACCGTCGGCGACACCATCGTCCACCCACGCGGGCGCACGATCTCCGACGAGCACATGATGTGGACGAACTTCGTGCTCAATACCGCCCAGCTCCATTTCAACCAGAAGATGTGCGACGACCAGCCGCAGGTGACATTCGACGGCCGTCGCGTGGTGTACGGCGGCATCGTCTTCGCCTTCGTCGCGGGGCTCGCCTCGGAAGAGACGGAGGAGAACGCGCTCGCGCACCTTTCCTACGACGAAGGGCGCCACCTGACGCCGGTGTTCTCCGGCGACACCCTGTTCGCGGAGAGCACCGTGCTGTCGAAGAGCGACGACGACCCTCGCCTCTCCTCCATGGGGAAGCCGGGGCAAGCCGGGGTGGTGAAGTTTCTTCTGCGCGGGAAGAACCAGAAGGGCGAGGTAGTCCTGGAGATCACGCGCGAGCTGGCGATTCTCAAGAAGGAGTTCCGGCCGTGA
- a CDS encoding MaoC family dehydratase produces MAESVPDGPRKIVERGRYYEDFKVGDVYRHHWGRTVTDGEAQLFATATMNAVPLYFNKLHAQALGHPGPPVHPLLVMNVVFGMTVEDLSEQAIAHLGYWNMTFPRWVYPGDTLISRSEVLDKRESGSKPDRGIVHVRTTGTNQRGEEVCMYERKILVKKRSAYGGR; encoded by the coding sequence ATGGCCGAATCGGTACCGGACGGACCTCGCAAGATAGTCGAGCGAGGCCGTTACTACGAAGATTTCAAGGTCGGCGACGTGTACCGGCATCACTGGGGCCGCACCGTCACCGACGGCGAGGCGCAGCTGTTTGCCACCGCGACGATGAATGCGGTGCCGCTCTACTTCAACAAGCTGCACGCGCAGGCGCTGGGTCATCCCGGGCCGCCGGTGCATCCGCTCCTGGTGATGAACGTGGTCTTCGGCATGACCGTCGAGGACCTCTCCGAGCAGGCCATCGCGCACCTCGGCTACTGGAACATGACCTTTCCCCGGTGGGTCTACCCGGGAGACACGCTGATCTCGCGCAGCGAAGTCCTCGACAAGCGCGAGAGCGGGAGCAAGCCGGACCGCGGGATCGTCCACGTGCGCACCACCGGGACCAACCAGCGCGGCGAGGAAGTCTGCATGTACGAGCGGAAGATTCTCGTCAAGAAGCGGTCCGCCTACGGAGGCAGGTAA
- a CDS encoding PilZ domain-containing protein: MRKVDGEDRGASNHLVDWQDPETFGQRRRFTRREVQLQARVRAGDRELIATAENISPGGAFLRIEEPVEGEDLFATIQLPHGRGLHVHAKVRWRRSEPPGIGVEFATFLEAPWDEINRFA; this comes from the coding sequence ATGCGGAAAGTGGACGGGGAGGACCGGGGTGCGTCAAATCATCTCGTGGACTGGCAGGATCCCGAAACCTTTGGACAACGCCGCAGATTTACGCGCAGGGAAGTGCAGCTTCAGGCGCGGGTCCGGGCCGGGGATCGGGAGCTGATCGCCACCGCCGAGAACATCTCGCCCGGCGGCGCGTTCCTGCGGATCGAAGAGCCCGTGGAGGGGGAGGACCTCTTCGCCACCATCCAGCTGCCGCACGGCCGCGGACTTCACGTCCACGCGAAAGTGCGCTGGCGGCGGTCGGAGCCGCCGGGCATCGGGGTGGAGTTCGCGACGTTCCTCGAGGCTCCCTGGGACGAAATCAATCGATTCGCTTGA
- a CDS encoding bifunctional metallophosphatase/5'-nucleotidase has product MSARVTLMYTTCVRLLPPLLVLAMGCAVAQAEPEAQPGRASRLTIVGINDTHGALLAARPPRGIARSTDGEIGGADWFGGYLEAIRAEARERGGAVVVLDGGDEFQGTLISNQFRGRSVTDVYNALGVTAAALGNHEFDFGIPVLEERIAQARYPILAANVFLKGTRQRPQWLRPSVLIDAGGIRVGIVGLATRDTPLTTNPALVSHLDFAEGGPVAAAEADALRARGATVVLICAHAGPAPPDREIQRVAEAVQGKVDAIVSGHHHVALGPPPLVVGKIPIVQSGLRLQSFSIIELELDARGQVTSFKVNEATLPRSGGPQAILHEWRGQPAQWRGRRVEPDGRVAAILRKYDQEVRALREMRVGETRVDLRKGDSDDLIGNLTADALRSGAGGALKAQFALQNAGGLRITEIRAGPVRYGQLFDLYPFDNEQVVVSLPASQLRNALEAVLHHGKGPMRVSGLRYVIDWDKFGAGGNAKPPDGAIVVRMVDEAGKVLCETRSCKGDACDASCAPGTYTVAVTDFLTNGGDGLTMLEGAPKRYGGMAVRDILVAYVKAHQPLTAELLGAASTGKPPRWTQIGSRRMGE; this is encoded by the coding sequence GTGTCGGCGCGCGTGACCCTGATGTACACCACTTGCGTGCGCCTGCTTCCACCGCTCCTGGTTCTCGCGATGGGCTGTGCCGTGGCGCAAGCCGAGCCAGAGGCGCAACCCGGGCGGGCAAGCCGGCTGACCATCGTCGGAATCAACGACACGCATGGGGCGCTGCTCGCGGCGCGGCCGCCGCGGGGGATTGCCCGGAGCACCGATGGCGAGATCGGAGGAGCGGACTGGTTCGGCGGGTACCTCGAGGCCATTCGGGCGGAAGCGCGCGAGCGCGGGGGCGCGGTCGTCGTGCTCGACGGAGGAGACGAATTCCAGGGAACCTTGATCTCCAACCAGTTCCGCGGCAGGAGCGTCACCGACGTCTACAACGCGCTCGGCGTCACCGCGGCGGCGCTGGGGAACCACGAATTCGACTTCGGGATCCCGGTGCTGGAGGAGCGGATCGCGCAAGCGCGCTACCCGATCCTCGCCGCGAACGTCTTCCTCAAGGGAACCCGGCAGCGGCCGCAATGGCTCAGGCCCAGCGTGCTGATCGATGCGGGCGGCATCCGGGTGGGGATCGTCGGGTTGGCGACCCGCGACACGCCTCTGACGACCAATCCCGCGCTCGTCTCCCATCTCGACTTCGCCGAAGGAGGTCCCGTCGCGGCAGCCGAGGCGGACGCGCTCCGGGCGCGGGGGGCGACGGTGGTGCTGATCTGTGCCCATGCGGGGCCGGCGCCGCCCGACCGCGAGATCCAGCGCGTCGCCGAGGCCGTGCAGGGGAAGGTCGATGCCATCGTCAGCGGACATCACCACGTCGCGCTCGGACCGCCGCCCTTGGTCGTTGGAAAGATTCCCATCGTGCAGTCCGGGCTGCGGCTGCAGAGCTTCTCGATCATCGAGCTCGAGCTCGATGCGCGCGGCCAGGTCACCTCGTTCAAGGTGAACGAGGCGACCCTGCCCAGATCGGGCGGACCGCAAGCGATCCTGCACGAGTGGCGGGGACAGCCAGCGCAGTGGCGCGGGCGAAGGGTGGAGCCGGACGGGCGCGTCGCGGCCATCCTGCGCAAGTACGACCAGGAGGTGCGGGCGCTGCGCGAGATGCGCGTCGGAGAGACGCGCGTCGACCTGCGCAAAGGCGATTCCGACGACCTGATCGGGAACCTGACTGCCGATGCCTTGCGCTCAGGCGCGGGAGGAGCACTGAAGGCACAGTTCGCGCTGCAGAACGCCGGCGGCTTGCGGATCACGGAGATCCGGGCGGGGCCAGTCCGCTACGGCCAGTTGTTCGATCTGTACCCGTTCGACAACGAGCAGGTGGTGGTCTCGCTACCGGCGAGCCAGCTCCGCAATGCGCTGGAAGCCGTCCTCCACCACGGCAAGGGGCCGATGCGCGTTTCCGGGCTGCGCTACGTGATCGACTGGGACAAGTTCGGCGCCGGCGGAAATGCGAAACCTCCGGACGGAGCGATCGTCGTCCGGATGGTCGACGAGGCCGGCAAGGTCCTCTGTGAAACGCGCAGCTGCAAGGGGGATGCGTGCGACGCCTCTTGCGCACCGGGGACGTACACCGTCGCGGTCACCGATTTCCTCACCAACGGGGGCGACGGACTGACCATGCTGGAGGGTGCGCCGAAGCGGTACGGCGGCATGGCCGTGCGCGACATCCTCGTCGCGTACGTCAAGGCGCACCAGCCGCTCACCGCGGAGCTCCTCGGAGCGGCGTCGACGGGCAAGCCGCCGCGCTGGACCCAGATCGGGTCGCGGCGGATGGGGGAATGA
- a CDS encoding glycosyltransferase family 39 protein codes for MSAVAAIVLGGAGLAAAAFPERASGVCDRVLRAIAAVVFGLGAWSAGYAASLLAFGAGESVRVVKDLAIALCGFALIAVRRRPAPPQVSGEVDDEAPRWLIGVFAVACAVFCLVFVEHSIRAPEGGFDAWMLWNSRARFLARAGDDFRVAFSPRLLFWTHQDYPWLLPGLVAQWFLITRTESPAIPAAVGLVFGAATIAVVTCSLARLRGARAALVGGLAVASLPCFAAIGASQQADIPLAAFVALAAALVAMAVDDRRKPLRPLLLAGFAAGLGAWTKNDGLVYLISIAAALLLRLRDVRAAAIFALGSVPVLALLCAFKLGLSPPNDFLLFTTRADLVARFVDARRWVEVIRLTLRQAVYFQDFALWAAAAAVLGVIIRRNLRADPAPSVLGLSVLLALGCFGAIYVLQPHSLKWMFWSSASRLFVQMWPAAVVALVAAVPWKGAAIELEDR; via the coding sequence TTGTCCGCCGTGGCGGCCATCGTCCTCGGCGGCGCCGGCCTTGCGGCTGCCGCGTTCCCCGAACGCGCGTCGGGCGTCTGCGATCGGGTCCTGCGAGCGATCGCGGCGGTGGTGTTCGGGCTCGGGGCGTGGTCGGCGGGATATGCGGCATCGCTGCTCGCCTTTGGCGCCGGCGAGTCCGTGCGCGTGGTGAAGGACCTTGCGATTGCGCTTTGCGGCTTTGCGCTGATCGCGGTGCGACGCCGGCCGGCACCGCCCCAGGTTTCCGGCGAGGTCGACGACGAAGCGCCTCGCTGGCTCATCGGGGTATTCGCCGTCGCCTGCGCCGTGTTCTGCCTCGTCTTCGTCGAGCACTCCATCCGCGCGCCGGAAGGGGGTTTCGACGCCTGGATGCTTTGGAACTCGCGCGCCCGGTTCCTCGCCCGGGCCGGCGACGATTTTCGGGTCGCCTTCTCTCCGCGGCTGCTGTTCTGGACGCATCAGGACTACCCTTGGCTGCTGCCGGGGTTGGTGGCGCAGTGGTTCCTCATCACCCGGACCGAGTCGCCGGCGATTCCCGCGGCGGTGGGCCTCGTGTTCGGGGCAGCCACGATCGCAGTCGTCACCTGCTCGTTGGCGCGGCTGCGGGGTGCTCGAGCGGCCCTGGTCGGCGGCCTCGCGGTGGCGAGCCTGCCGTGTTTCGCCGCGATCGGCGCGAGCCAGCAGGCGGACATTCCGCTCGCGGCCTTCGTTGCCTTGGCCGCGGCGCTGGTTGCGATGGCGGTCGACGATCGGCGCAAACCGCTGCGCCCGTTGCTGCTGGCGGGATTCGCTGCCGGGCTCGGCGCCTGGACGAAGAACGACGGGCTCGTCTACCTGATATCCATCGCGGCGGCTTTGCTGCTCCGCCTCCGCGACGTCCGGGCAGCAGCGATCTTCGCACTCGGTAGCGTTCCTGTGCTCGCCCTGCTCTGCGCCTTCAAGCTCGGTCTTTCTCCGCCCAACGATTTCCTGCTCTTCACGACGCGCGCGGACCTGGTCGCGCGGTTCGTGGATGCGCGGCGTTGGGTGGAGGTGATCCGCCTCACGCTGCGGCAGGCGGTCTACTTCCAGGACTTCGCGCTGTGGGCGGCAGCGGCGGCGGTGCTCGGGGTCATCATCCGTCGGAACCTGCGCGCGGATCCGGCGCCGTCCGTGCTTGGTCTTTCGGTGCTGCTCGCGCTCGGGTGCTTCGGCGCGATCTACGTGCTCCAGCCGCATTCGCTGAAGTGGATGTTCTGGAGCTCCGCCTCAAGGCTGTTCGTGCAGATGTGGCCGGCGGCCGTCGTGGCGCTCGTCGCGGCCGTTCCCTGGAAGGGGGCCGCCATCGAGCTCGAAGATCGCTGA
- a CDS encoding radical SAM protein yields the protein MTLRLPVLSGTIAPDDAIERTRAAPKGRLTIAEWLRFGPFLAQLVVTRRCNLSCGYCNEYDDHSPPVPFAALDERLLKLRELRTWVVCLTGGEPTLHPELVRIVARMRELRFRRRQLITNGYLLTPKLIEALNDAGLTDLQISVDGVKRNAVTVKVLDPLRVKLRELARRARFQVVVSAVIGSAPPAEALEVVRFARAHGLTPRIILLHDGSGRLNLSAEELATYREVKHLLGRGGREAADYREDLIEGGSAPFRCRAGSRYLYVDESGKVAWCSQTRGAFERDLAAYSLDDLRQQFHASKPCSEGCTIGCVRTASAYDGWRAQAG from the coding sequence ATGACCCTCCGCTTGCCGGTGCTTTCGGGCACCATCGCACCTGACGACGCCATCGAACGTACTCGCGCTGCGCCCAAGGGCAGGCTGACGATCGCCGAGTGGTTGCGGTTTGGTCCCTTCCTTGCCCAGCTCGTGGTGACCCGGCGCTGCAACTTGAGCTGCGGCTATTGCAACGAGTACGACGATCACTCCCCTCCCGTCCCCTTCGCCGCGCTCGACGAGCGGCTGTTGAAGCTGCGCGAGCTGCGCACCTGGGTGGTGTGCCTCACCGGTGGCGAGCCGACGCTTCACCCGGAGCTCGTCCGCATCGTCGCGCGAATGCGCGAGCTCCGGTTCCGTCGCCGGCAGCTGATCACCAACGGATACCTGCTCACGCCGAAGCTGATCGAAGCCTTGAACGATGCCGGATTGACCGATCTGCAGATCAGCGTCGATGGCGTGAAGCGCAACGCCGTCACCGTCAAGGTTCTCGACCCCCTCCGGGTCAAGCTTCGGGAGCTCGCGCGGCGCGCGCGGTTTCAGGTGGTGGTGAGCGCCGTGATCGGCAGCGCGCCGCCCGCGGAGGCGCTCGAGGTCGTTCGCTTTGCCCGCGCGCACGGGCTGACTCCGCGCATCATCCTTCTGCATGACGGCTCGGGCCGCTTGAACCTGTCCGCGGAGGAGCTCGCGACTTACCGGGAGGTCAAGCATCTGCTCGGGCGCGGAGGCCGCGAGGCGGCCGACTACCGCGAGGATCTGATCGAAGGCGGAAGCGCGCCGTTTCGTTGTCGCGCCGGCTCGCGGTACCTCTACGTGGACGAGTCCGGCAAGGTCGCGTGGTGCAGTCAGACGCGGGGGGCATTCGAGCGGGACCTCGCCGCATACTCGCTCGACGATCTCCGGCAGCAGTTCCACGCGAGCAAGCCATGCAGCGAAGGCTGCACGATCGGCTGTGTGCGCACCGCTTCAGCCTACGACGGCTGGCGAGCGCAGGCAGGGTGA
- a CDS encoding flippase-like domain-containing protein: protein MRFGALRWLLAIGLLAAFGWFFATRFDPAALARALGGADYRLVLLCAVGHMVVLHPVKAWRWALMLAPMQRISPWTLYHYNLAGCATTNVLPARSGQAVRVLLVRRHGVPVVGAIAVVVLEEILNTSMLALIALPLPFMLDLGTRTSVVLGLVGVGAFLGLGVAVWLVRSGRARRSGLRQRIADGLALLADRRSALLVFAQTAVLWLLDLGQIALLMGAVGIAPGFAGAALVLLFVNLTNAIPVTPGQFGLFEAGATAACVAVGASPEQGLAVGVLYHVMQFIPETVWGALVLARASLGLRGVRTGEAPQ, encoded by the coding sequence ATGCGTTTTGGCGCTCTGCGATGGCTGCTCGCAATCGGGCTGCTCGCCGCGTTCGGCTGGTTCTTCGCGACACGGTTCGACCCTGCGGCGCTCGCCCGTGCGCTCGGTGGCGCCGATTACCGCCTGGTACTGTTGTGCGCCGTCGGTCACATGGTGGTGCTGCACCCGGTCAAGGCCTGGCGCTGGGCCCTGATGCTGGCTCCGATGCAGCGCATTTCGCCGTGGACGCTCTACCACTACAACCTGGCCGGCTGCGCGACGACCAATGTGTTGCCCGCGCGATCGGGCCAGGCGGTACGCGTTCTCCTCGTGCGCCGCCACGGCGTCCCGGTGGTCGGCGCCATCGCCGTCGTGGTCCTCGAGGAGATCCTGAACACGTCGATGCTGGCGCTCATCGCCTTGCCGCTGCCGTTCATGCTCGATCTCGGGACGCGCACCTCGGTCGTGTTGGGGCTCGTCGGCGTCGGTGCCTTCCTCGGGCTGGGCGTCGCCGTCTGGCTGGTCCGGAGCGGCCGAGCGCGCCGGAGCGGTCTACGGCAGCGGATCGCCGACGGCCTCGCGCTGCTCGCCGATCGGCGCTCGGCCCTGCTCGTTTTCGCACAGACGGCGGTCCTGTGGCTGCTCGATCTCGGGCAGATTGCGCTGCTGATGGGAGCCGTGGGAATCGCGCCGGGTTTTGCTGGCGCGGCGCTGGTTCTCCTCTTCGTGAACCTCACCAATGCCATCCCGGTCACGCCGGGCCAGTTCGGCCTCTTCGAAGCGGGCGCCACTGCCGCCTGCGTCGCCGTGGGTGCGAGCCCGGAACAAGGCCTTGCCGTCGGCGTCCTCTACCACGTGATGCAGTTCATCCCGGAGACGGTCTGGGGCGCGCTGGTGCTGGCGCGCGCATCGCTCGGACTCCGCGGCGTGCGCACCGGGGAGGCTCCGCAATGA
- a CDS encoding DUF2760 domain-containing protein — MPDQPSFLARLWLAIVSWFRIVFDARFAAQVAALRRARPPLPATAGPQPAGPALHLLALLQREGRLIDFCEEELAGFSDAQVGAAARTVHDGCRKAVREAFTLAPVRAETEGSSVTLPAGFDPHAVRLTGNVTGSPPFSGVLRHHGWKATQVRMPAAAGDATVIAPAEVELP, encoded by the coding sequence ATGCCCGATCAGCCCTCGTTCCTTGCGCGCCTGTGGCTCGCCATCGTCTCCTGGTTCCGCATCGTCTTCGACGCCCGGTTCGCAGCGCAGGTCGCCGCTCTTCGTCGAGCCCGCCCGCCTCTGCCCGCAACGGCGGGTCCGCAGCCCGCCGGTCCGGCGCTCCACCTGCTGGCGCTCCTGCAGCGAGAGGGGCGCCTGATCGACTTCTGCGAGGAGGAGCTGGCGGGCTTTTCCGACGCACAGGTGGGAGCTGCCGCCCGCACCGTGCACGACGGGTGCCGCAAGGCCGTGCGCGAGGCTTTTACGCTCGCTCCGGTGCGCGCGGAGACGGAGGGCAGCAGCGTCACGCTCCCCGCCGGTTTCGATCCCCACGCCGTTCGTCTCACGGGTAACGTCACCGGAAGTCCGCCGTTTTCGGGCGTCCTCCGCCACCACGGCTGGAAGGCTACGCAAGTGCGGATGCCAGCGGCGGCCGGCGACGCCACCGTCATTGCTCCTGCCGAGGTGGAGCTGCCCTGA
- a CDS encoding Hsp70 family protein: MMDPRYSVGIDLGTTNSAVAEVDLAIEPAGPGEPLPAPLPVEILQMVARQEMAARELLPSFIYLPPSHEDLGPFVVGAHARDRGAQVPGRLVSSSKSWLSHPGVDRRSQLLPPAADPETPRISPLEAAARILGQIREGWEAAHAQEGASLADQAVTLTVPASFDAAARDLTVQAAAQAGLAKLTLLEEPQAALYAWVDAAGDEWRRHVRPGDVILVVDVGGGTSDFSLIAVGDEEGRLALTRLAVGDHILLGGDNIDLALAHVVSEKLKAQGTRLDSWQLAALTHACRNAKETGTTSVAIPGRGSGLVGGTIRAEITKAELRQTADAFFPDVEVDATPLTQRRVGLATLGLPYAQDPAVTRHLAAFLRRSSGALAKKPGATFLHPTALLFNGGVFKDASLQKTLASLVDRWVRAEGGAEIKVLRSASLDLAVALGASYSGLARRGRGIRIRGGTARAYYVGVEAAAPAVPGFAAPVRAVCLAPFGMEEGSTVDLPQLQVGAVVGETASFRFFASSARRDDVPGAILEEVEELDELPAIETTLPAAEGNAGDVLPVHLRSHVTEVGTLELQLVSQAGQAWKLEFSVRQE, encoded by the coding sequence CTGATGGACCCGCGTTATTCGGTCGGCATCGACCTCGGCACCACCAACAGCGCCGTCGCGGAGGTCGACCTCGCGATCGAGCCCGCCGGCCCCGGCGAGCCGCTGCCCGCTCCGTTGCCGGTGGAGATCCTGCAGATGGTGGCGCGGCAGGAAATGGCCGCCCGGGAGCTGCTGCCGTCGTTCATCTATCTGCCTCCGTCGCACGAGGACCTCGGCCCTTTCGTCGTCGGCGCTCATGCCCGCGACCGCGGAGCCCAGGTCCCGGGCCGTCTGGTCAGCTCGTCCAAGAGCTGGCTCTCCCATCCGGGCGTCGATCGGCGTTCCCAACTGCTGCCTCCGGCGGCGGATCCGGAGACGCCGAGAATCTCGCCGCTGGAGGCGGCGGCCCGCATCCTCGGACAGATCCGCGAAGGCTGGGAGGCGGCCCACGCGCAGGAGGGCGCGTCCCTGGCAGACCAGGCCGTCACGTTGACCGTGCCGGCCTCGTTCGACGCCGCGGCACGCGATCTGACCGTGCAGGCGGCGGCGCAGGCGGGCCTTGCGAAGCTCACGCTCCTCGAGGAACCGCAGGCGGCGCTCTACGCCTGGGTCGACGCCGCCGGCGACGAATGGCGCAGGCACGTGCGTCCGGGCGACGTCATCCTCGTCGTCGACGTGGGCGGCGGCACCAGCGACTTCTCGCTCATCGCGGTGGGCGACGAGGAGGGTCGCCTGGCGTTGACCCGCCTCGCGGTCGGCGATCACATCCTCCTCGGCGGCGACAACATCGACCTGGCGCTGGCGCATGTCGTGAGCGAGAAGCTGAAGGCGCAAGGCACCCGGCTCGATTCCTGGCAGCTCGCCGCCCTGACCCACGCTTGCCGCAACGCCAAGGAGACCGGAACGACGTCGGTCGCCATCCCCGGCCGTGGCAGCGGGCTCGTCGGCGGGACGATCCGGGCAGAGATCACCAAGGCCGAGCTGCGGCAGACCGCGGACGCCTTCTTTCCCGACGTCGAGGTGGACGCGACACCTCTGACCCAGCGCCGCGTCGGACTCGCCACGCTGGGCTTGCCCTACGCGCAGGATCCCGCGGTGACCCGGCACCTGGCCGCGTTCCTGCGCCGGAGCAGCGGCGCGCTGGCGAAGAAGCCGGGCGCCACGTTCCTCCATCCGACCGCCCTCCTCTTCAACGGCGGCGTGTTCAAGGACGCATCGCTGCAGAAGACGCTCGCCTCCCTCGTCGACCGCTGGGTGCGCGCGGAAGGCGGGGCAGAGATCAAGGTGCTCCGCTCCGCCTCGCTGGATCTCGCCGTCGCCCTCGGGGCATCGTACTCGGGCCTGGCCCGGCGCGGTCGCGGCATCCGCATTCGCGGTGGAACAGCGCGCGCGTACTACGTCGGCGTCGAGGCGGCAGCGCCGGCCGTACCCGGATTCGCGGCGCCGGTGCGCGCCGTCTGCCTCGCCCCGTTCGGCATGGAGGAGGGCAGCACGGTCGATCTTCCGCAGCTCCAGGTCGGCGCCGTCGTCGGCGAGACCGCGTCCTTTCGATTCTTCGCTTCCAGCGCCCGCCGCGACGACGTCCCCGGAGCGATCCTCGAGGAAGTGGAAGAGCTCGACGAGCTGCCCGCCATCGAGACGACGTTGCCGGCCGCCGAGGGCAACGCCGGAGACGTGCTGCCGGTACATCTGCGCTCGCACGTCACCGAGGTGGGAACGCTCGAGCTGCAGCTCGTGTCGCAGGCGGGACAGGCATGGAAGCTCGAATTCTCGGTGAGGCAGGAGTGA
- a CDS encoding cold-shock protein, whose protein sequence is MAQGTVKWFNDSKGFGFISQEAGEDVFVHHTAIQMDGFRSLTEGDRVEFDVVKGPKGLQAQNVRKQ, encoded by the coding sequence ATGGCGCAAGGTACTGTGAAGTGGTTCAACGACAGCAAGGGATTCGGCTTCATCTCGCAGGAAGCGGGGGAGGACGTCTTCGTCCATCACACCGCCATCCAGATGGATGGCTTCCGCTCCCTGACCGAAGGCGACCGGGTGGAGTTCGACGTCGTCAAGGGCCCGAAGGGGCTGCAGGCGCAGAACGTGCGGAAACAGTGA